The Portunus trituberculatus isolate SZX2019 chromosome 50, ASM1759143v1, whole genome shotgun sequence genome includes the window gtggtggtggtggtggtggtggtggtggtggtggtggtggtggtggtggtggtggtggtggtagtagtagcagtggtagtggtagtggtggtggttgtggtggtggtggtggtgatttctaAGAGATAACCACAcgtaacacatacacacactctctctctctctctctctcctagggcCAGATGATCTACCTTCCTGAGACTGACTTGATGCTGTTTGTGTGCTCGCCCTCCGTCCTCAACCTAGACGACCTGTACCGCCGCGGCCTCTACCTCTCGGACATCCCACTGCACGACGCCACCAGGGACCTCGTGCTCCTTAGCGAGAAGTTCGAGGCAGAGTACGCGCTCACCACCAATCTCGAGATCCTGACCGACAAACTGCAGCAAACCCACCGGGAACTGAAGAGCGAGAGACAGAAAACGGATAAGTGCGTCGCTTTTTCTTCTcataactgattttttttttattgtgctttcttctttttctacctttctctccttctctgtcggtctctctctctctctctctctctctctctctctctctctctctctctctctctctttttattgcgttttcttgttttttcacctttctctctgtctctgttgatctctctctctctctctctctctctctctctctctctctctctctctctcatctaatcagtggtaaacttttattttttttcctcaaaaaATATATCTTGTTTCCTtcgacttttctttttttttctatatatttgtttCAGAATGGGCAAAGTGtcaattacacatttttttttaattatgttcGTTCGATATAATGCAGTGAAAGACTTTGATGAATATTTCATATGAGAGGGACTGGGTTGACTCGAGTGAACTAGGGCAAAGTGAGAATGCATGGGTTTATATCaatgttattcttctttccccttcaatGGTAccgtctcttctctccctcggcCTTCCCTCGCGTCGCCCTGTCTTCACTCGCAGGCTGCTCTACTCAGTCCTGCCCATCAGTATTGCCAATGAACTGCGACACAAGAGACCCGTGCCGCCGAGGAGATATGAGGTGGTAACACTACTCTTCTCGGGTGAGCAAACAATTCTGCCTACttcagtgtgagtgtgtgtgtgtgtgtgtgtgtgtgtgtgtgtgtgtgtgtgtgtgtgtgtgaatgaaaacGTATCGAAAacctgaaaatgaaaacgacaTTGACTGATACAATAATGAAACGCAAACTGCTCTGTGAAATGTTATGACCTCCACTCACAGCCTTCAGTCTTTTCCTGTGCGTTGCCATTCAGTTACCTTGTCcgtgacctaatctaacctcacaTGACGGCAGGTATCGTTGGCTTCACCGACTACTGctccagacacacagacatcgCCGGAGCCTCCAAGATTGTACAGATGCTGAACGACCTCTACACCGCCTTTGACGTGCTGACGGACGAAGTCAAGAACCCCAATGTTTACAAGGTGAATGGCCAGACTCTTCTCAGACAAATCCTCAATAAATAAATCTTATACAGACAAAGTAAATATAACAGGCATTGAAGAATATAACAATAAACACAACGTATTTCCCTTACcattgcttctatttttttttcagtcatcaTGAAACAGGAAAAATCAATTACAATCAGGTATATTTTATCCTCGACGTCAACACGACTCTCATACCATCAATACCACTCACTTTCAATTATTCGTCCCCTACCACTAAAGTtcgcattctcaaacacttctccgCTTCACCTCAACTATTTCAAGAGGCTTTATTCACATCTACACGAGTTCTTTTTAGgcgtttttacgtttctagaggcagaataacacgatttctacataattaaatggaaaaactcttgaaaaagccgctaatcatctctgtgacccatgaaaatagtcgtggtgagagagcaaagcgtttctgaatacgaatcTAACTACCATTCCACTTGCCCCTCCATTGCACGCTGCGCCGCCAGGTGGAGACGGTGGGGGACAAATACATGGCGGTAAGCGGACTGCCGGAGACTTGCGACCACCACGCCAAGTGCATCGGTAACCTCGCCCTGGATATGATGGACAAGGCAGCGGGTGTCATTGTGGACGGCCAgcgagtggtgagagagagagagagagagagagagagagagagagagagagagagagagagagagagagagagagagagagagagagagagttaaaaattgTCGAGTATTTATATGAATGAACTCCAAATAACaagttttatctttattatctattgagagagagagagagagagagagagagagagagagagagagagagagagagagagagagagagagagagagaaaggaagtgttAACAAGGACATaactcatccttttctctccttcctctcacctaccaaacacacacacacacacacacacacacacacacacacacacacacacggcagcaaATTACCATCGGCATCCACACTGGCGAGGTGGTGACGGGCGTGATAGGACAGAGGATGCCGCGCTACTGTCTCTTTGGCAACACTGTCAACATCACCTCGAGGACGGAGACTACGGGAGAGAAGGGACGAGTCAACGTATCTGAGGTGTCCTACAGGTGGGTGGGAATGCATGAATGGATCAGGTATTTTAAAGGCGCTGCTACATACAGAAGCTTGGCTATGTACTAacctaaataaaatataaatcatAATAATATCCAACGATGTATTATACGCATCTCGAATCAGTAGGCGCCACCCTTGAATCAGCTGATGCAATGTTACCAATGTAAACTCACAATAAGCCCTATGCATCTCCCTCATCCTAGCCTCTATTAAATCATTATGGCATGGTACTAATTCAGTTTATATTGGGGAAAAAAGTTTTATGGCATCCACTTCCATAGTTTGTCTTAGAAGTGAAAAACAAATATCACGTAGTACTCACACAATACCGCACGCAGCTTCAACATTGAGATGGAGTTAGCTCTTTCACCTCTCGTCACTACCACTCCGCTATTGTTTCTCGCTCCACATGGTCGTTCCTTGGCCATGTCGCTATTTTAAAGTGTTCCACTCACTCTACACGGTTTCGTCCATGTCCTACAGTCATATGGAGAGCGAAACTTACCGATTAATTGTCgtaaatcatgttttttttccacgAAACTTGAcaccatacacagacacacactcgcGAATCTGCTCACACTACTCTCGATGGCTGCTGCGCTCGAAGCCTCGAATCTGGATTCTGATCCTTGACTGTGAACCTTAGATAAAACATAATGGAGAATAATTCTTCTGCGATCGTGagctaggaagaaaggaatcCAGAAAGAGCGTTCACAAACAACCATCCTCCAATTTCCAGGTACCTACAGCAACCAGAGAACCAAGATGATGGGTTCACCTTCACCTACCGCGGCCCCGTGCccatgaaagggaggaaggagcccATGCAGGTGTGGTTCCTCAGCAGACGGAAAGCAGCATGAAGGCACTGAAAGCAAGCTGCTGACCAGGATGGAGGAACAAAGACGAGGACAAAAACTGATGCTTCGCTCGTAAAAACATTCCAACCAAAAATTTAGGTTTTTAATGaatgttattgatattattgctatcattatcattattaaaagaacttttttttttgtttttttgctgtctatatttttctatgtaGCAACTTTCCACAATTTCTTTTAGCGTGTTCTCATCACCACTGTTTTATACATGGTCATTCAAATCATGTTAGTTTTACCTGAGTTTACATCATTCGCCATTAACCTTGcgtaaaaaacgaaaaaaaaaaaaatatgtattagtATGACACGTCTATAGACATGTCTATTTGTGTGGGAGAGACACTGTAATACCATATGAATTGGATATTTACTTTTACAATGTAGCCATTTGTGACTTCATTTGTGATTCATTGTACAAACGGGATTAAATGTTTGCGTAGGTCATTGATCATCGTGTTCCCCCTGTGTTGAAAAGATGCTATTAACGTTTTGTGTTGAGGCGTTTTGTTctcatatgtatgtgtgtgtgtgtgtgtgtgtgtgtgtgtgtgtgtgtgtgtgtgtgtgtgtgtgttaatattctAAAGgatctaaataaaataaattataatataTTCAAGCAGTATCATTTACAACCTATATAAGCTAGATATTTAGTACATGTCTgaccactttccttcctcctcctacttaaaAAACTTCCCACTCTCCCACCATAGCTATCATTTTCCACTCCTCTCACACTCTTCCTGGAGGAGACTTTAGCCTAGGGGGTGTGGAGGCGGGAGCCTGGACGTGTGGGAGGCAGCGGCGCTGTGGTTGAAGTCGTGCAGCGAGTGTCAAGTTGACACTTGCAACCAGGGTTGCCAGATAGTAGGCGGGGCTCCCGCCCACTCCCATTAAACTCGTCCAAAACTAGACAATCTATACCCTCtagaaaccaataaaaaaaatagttcttTATGATATaacaaaaccaaaacacagcCCAATACAGCCAAAATAGCCCACCAACCCGCGGAACCAAAATATCCCGCCCACTTGGTTGGAAAGCAGCCCAATTGGGCGGGAAAAGCTGGCAACTCTGCAGTAGTCGCCTGCTCGGTACTCCCCGCTAGGTGACGCAGCATCACTATAGGTAAGATATTTTCCGTTTTCCAACAAGAATGCTCACTAATCCTGACTTTTTCCACCTTTCCTGGTAACCACACTCCTCGAGGCTCGCCAGTGGGTGAGTGTTGTCAGGTGACACTTGATACATGGTGGGCACTGGCTGAAGTGAGACAGCCAGGGAGGTCCCACGGGTCGGATGTCCTTGACATGTCTCGTTCTGTTGGGCAGGACGCGGTAAGCTATTTTAAGTTAGAACACGATGATTTAATTTGTTTCATGGTGTATTGAGTTTATACATGTGTTTGGTACAGTTCCCACAACATTTTACATCTCGTCCCATTTCATGATAGGCTAGATCTGGTGACCTAACCTGCAGGACCCACACCCCTTCATTCATGCCACGTCTTGTCattagtagtaattatagttGTGTGTTGCGGCAACGATGTGCGACTTAGTCGAGTAACGAATTTCGAAATTGCAAAGTCGCAAACATTTTGGAAAAATCGGCACGCAATCCGACATATTATGAAGAAAACTTTGGTTCATAAAGTGTAAGTTTTGATAAACTAGCAGAACACTGCCTTAATCTCATTTCTATACATACATCGCCCTCCACCAAGTAAGGTCTGGAAGAAATACCAAATGAAGGCCTCACATTACTTAGTTTGAGGAAACTGCTGCCTAGCACTGATTTAACAAAATGCTGGAAGATTTTCAGTGATCTATTGCCATCTTATTCTCATTTATTCTGACAATAACACTTAGTACAAGAGGGCATTATCATTAGATATGTTTAGGTATTGGtaattttgttttagtttaGACAAAGAAACACTAAATATTGCAATGTATGACATAGCATGATTTTAATATTACAGGTTTTATATATTTACAGATTTGAGAAATTTATAAGAACTTCGATATTTCCAATGAGTTCAAGTTTATGACTGGGCACATAAATCTGTAGATGATGGAATGTCACGTTTGCCTTGAAAATTATAATGAGGGGAAGCGTCTGCCAAGAACCCTTTACTGTGGACACACTATTTGTACCCAGTGCCTCAACCAGATCATGAAGCACCGTCCCCTAAGATGCCCCTACTGCCGCACTTACCACAGAGGCACAGTCCTCTGCCCATCTGACCTTCCTCTCCATGAAGAACTGGtcagtgtgtgtgcatgtatctcATAGCACATGTCTTTAACCTCACTCTTCTACCTTTTTGTCTATGATAATTATTGGATTGCATAATGAATGCTTTATGGAGGATATTATGCATTACACTtactatttcatcattttctttcagaTAGCAAAATTggctgaagaaaaagagggccATGAGCAAGGCAATGCAGATGATCCTTTAGAGGTTTGGGACATTACTTAAAATTTGTCAGCAGTCTTGCCTTTTCATATAGCACCATTTACATGACATCTTTTTGCTTATATATATCGACTTTCCCTGACATTTCATTATCCTTTGTGTaagggataatttttttttttatgttgctaaTCATTTCAATCTTTCATGCATCGATTGCTACATCATTCTTAATAATTTTCAGCAGCAAATATTCCCCAGTATAACAGTATGAACAGAGCAGGTATTTTGGATAACAGTCAAACATATTACTTgagatcttttctttcttttctctaaaatAAATTACAGTAttcaataaaacataaatatttaGTCTGTGCTGATTATAAATTTCATTCAGACAAATCAGCTCAACGTTCTCAAGTTGAGGGAAGATGTCAAAAAAGCAAGCATAGATGGACACTCCCTGTGGACCCTGCTGCCGGCACAGGGAGGCCAAACACGGCATTCTCGAGTCAGCCTCTTCAGCAACCGCCTCCATCTTCATGCGTTGCAAGATGGAGAACCTCCCTCAGGCCCACAGACAGTACCAGTAAGATGGATCTTGTTGTGCCTTTATAGCTTTGGCAACCTACTTTGAAGAGCTTCTAATATATGATTATTAGTATTTTGTCCTAAAACACAACC containing:
- the LOC123499611 gene encoding guanylate cyclase soluble subunit beta-1-like produces the protein MYGFVNYAIEQLVVRNFGDDTWEEIKREAEVHMDGSFLVRLTYEDEITYNIVGAAERVLGVPGTAILEMFGKMFFKFCQESGYDTILQVLGATVGDFLQNLDALHDHLALIYPGMKAPSFRCSKREEDGALILHYYSDRPGLEYIVIGIVKAVSEQLHDTEVEVEILKTKEEEGHVQFLITEKDTQTTHNISESNYVLDMDTESKISPRTFCQVCPFHLMFDRDLQVHQAGDSISRVLPSVSYPGASLEKLVQIVRPHMDLTFENILSHINTIYVLCAYEGLTTANRDESSPEQRCLRLKGQMIYLPETDLMLFVCSPSVLNLDDLYRRGLYLSDIPLHDATRDLVLLSEKFEAEYALTTNLEILTDKLQQTHRELKSERQKTDKLLYSVLPISIANELRHKRPVPPRRYEVVTLLFSGIVGFTDYCSRHTDIAGASKIVQMLNDLYTAFDVLTDEVKNPNVYKVETVGDKYMAVSGLPETCDHHAKCIGNLALDMMDKAAGVIVDGQRVQITIGIHTGEVVTGVIGQRMPRYCLFGNTVNITSRTETTGEKGRVNVSEVSYRYLQQPENQDDGFTFTYRGPVPMKGRKEPMQVWFLSRRKAA